A window of Sphingobacterium sp. SRCM116780 contains these coding sequences:
- a CDS encoding (2Fe-2S)-binding protein: MDTIQINKKKYKVDTDKEMPLLWFLRDVVGLTGTKYGCGVAQCGACVVHLDGEAVRSCVTKVKRAIGKEVITIEGLSEHGDHPLQLAWKDVDVPQCGYCHAGQIMSAAVLLRERPNPTDQDIDDAMTGNICRCGTYSRIRTAIHHAADIQRNKG; the protein is encoded by the coding sequence ATGGACACTATTCAAATCAATAAAAAGAAATATAAGGTAGATACAGATAAAGAAATGCCTCTTTTGTGGTTTTTGCGTGATGTTGTTGGATTGACAGGAACTAAATATGGATGTGGAGTTGCACAATGTGGAGCTTGTGTTGTTCACCTAGATGGAGAAGCTGTACGATCATGTGTCACCAAAGTAAAACGAGCGATAGGAAAAGAGGTCATCACCATAGAAGGTCTTTCGGAGCATGGTGATCATCCACTACAGCTTGCGTGGAAGGATGTCGATGTTCCGCAATGTGGTTATTGCCATGCCGGTCAGATCATGTCTGCAGCAGTACTGTTGCGCGAAAGACCAAATCCAACCGATCAAGATATTGATGATGCCATGACGGGTAATATTTGTCGTTGTGGTACTTACTCCCGTATTCGTACAGCAATCCATCATGCTGCTGATATCCAACGAAATAAGGGTTAA
- a CDS encoding HesA/MoeB/ThiF family protein has product MQWNPRYERHYSLPGFGSESQEKLALSKVLVIGAGGLGCPVLQYLAASGVGRIGVVDFDVIQLSNLQRQPLYTTATVGQLKTEVAVERIRLINPDIQIIEYPIRLDQDNAHDILQEYDIVVDCTDNFSVRYLINDYCVLLQKPLVFAAIYQYEGQVAIFNVKDDQGIACNYRDLFPEVPRAEEAPNCVDNGVLGVLPGLIGLMQATEVIKLITHIGEPLVNKLMIFNLLTYQSMILEITHNSTVSIVDPREINTRIDALDHFYLTDERKTTIQEEIAMITVHEIEQFVHEPTVCVLDVREIHERPEFPLTHHAMPLSILPNHLDELTAAHIIVVCQSGQRSLQAGKILKKYFGNQKRISHLEGGIMGYLNYSKA; this is encoded by the coding sequence ATGCAGTGGAATCCGCGATACGAAAGACATTATAGTTTACCTGGATTTGGATCTGAGTCACAGGAAAAATTGGCGCTCTCCAAAGTGTTGGTAATTGGGGCAGGAGGGCTTGGTTGCCCTGTTTTGCAATATTTAGCGGCATCTGGTGTTGGAAGGATTGGCGTAGTGGATTTTGATGTGATCCAATTGAGTAATCTACAGCGTCAGCCACTTTACACAACAGCAACTGTTGGTCAATTAAAGACGGAAGTTGCGGTAGAACGAATCCGATTGATTAATCCTGACATTCAAATAATCGAGTACCCCATTCGCTTGGATCAAGATAATGCACATGATATCTTACAGGAATATGATATTGTCGTGGATTGTACGGATAATTTCTCTGTGCGCTATCTCATAAATGACTACTGTGTCCTGTTGCAAAAACCGCTTGTCTTTGCTGCAATTTACCAATACGAAGGACAGGTAGCCATATTCAATGTAAAGGATGATCAGGGAATTGCTTGTAATTACAGAGACCTTTTTCCTGAGGTGCCTCGTGCAGAGGAGGCTCCTAATTGTGTCGATAATGGTGTATTGGGCGTATTGCCAGGGTTAATTGGTCTGATGCAGGCTACGGAAGTCATCAAGTTAATCACACACATTGGAGAACCTTTAGTGAACAAATTAATGATTTTCAATTTGCTTACTTATCAGTCGATGATCCTAGAGATCACGCACAATTCAACCGTTTCCATCGTTGATCCCCGTGAAATAAACACCCGTATAGACGCTTTAGATCACTTCTATTTGACAGATGAAAGAAAAACCACTATTCAGGAAGAAATAGCAATGATAACGGTCCATGAAATCGAACAGTTTGTTCATGAACCTACAGTATGTGTATTGGATGTACGTGAAATTCATGAACGACCTGAATTTCCGCTTACCCATCATGCAATGCCACTTTCTATTTTACCCAATCATTTGGATGAATTAACGGCAGCACATATTATTGTTGTTTGCCAAAGTGGTCAACGAAGCTTACAGGCAGGGAAAATTCTAAAAAAATATTTTGGAAATCAAAAAAGAATCAGTCATCTTGAAGGTGGTATAATGGGGTATTTAAATTATAGTAAAGCATAA
- a CDS encoding cysteine desulfurase family protein has translation MQSPFVYLDNNATTAVDDRVLETMLPYFKYQYANPNSPHLFGMQVQEQIEFAQQDLAHLVGCRPADLIFTSGATEAINLAIKGIQNKGRKHIVCASTEHEAVLDCCRFLENKDYDVTYLPVSADGLIDPDVLQASIHAETLLVCIMLVNNETGVIQDIQTIADIVHKTGAWLLCDATQAVGKIPIAVKKMGIDLMPLSAHKFYGPKGIGALYINPDVENLSPLLHGGKQQNGVRSGTLNVPGIIALGKAAEIAEKEMATETQRVRSLRDHLETSLLKIDAVFLHGHLEKRIHNTTNLCFPGVQSQQLLLALGNIAVSSGSACSSITNRPSHVLKAMGLADTYSLSAIRFSLGRFTTADEIDYTIEMVEKIVKKLRQ, from the coding sequence ATGCAATCACCATTCGTATATCTGGATAATAATGCGACAACAGCAGTGGACGATCGGGTACTGGAAACGATGTTACCGTATTTTAAGTATCAATATGCCAATCCGAACAGTCCCCACTTATTCGGCATGCAAGTGCAGGAACAAATCGAATTTGCACAACAAGATTTAGCTCATCTCGTGGGTTGCAGGCCAGCTGATCTTATTTTTACATCGGGAGCAACAGAAGCCATTAATCTCGCTATAAAAGGGATTCAAAATAAGGGGCGTAAACATATTGTTTGTGCATCAACGGAGCATGAGGCAGTATTGGACTGTTGTCGATTTTTGGAAAATAAGGATTATGATGTTACTTATCTTCCGGTATCTGCTGATGGACTTATTGATCCAGACGTACTGCAGGCGAGTATACATGCAGAAACGCTACTTGTCTGTATCATGTTGGTCAATAATGAAACCGGAGTCATACAAGATATACAAACAATTGCCGATATCGTGCATAAAACCGGTGCTTGGCTGTTATGCGATGCAACCCAAGCGGTAGGTAAAATACCTATTGCTGTCAAAAAAATGGGAATTGATCTGATGCCTCTTTCAGCCCATAAGTTTTATGGTCCTAAAGGTATAGGTGCCTTGTATATAAATCCCGATGTTGAAAATTTAAGCCCACTTTTGCATGGTGGAAAACAACAAAATGGAGTAAGAAGTGGAACATTGAACGTCCCTGGAATCATTGCGCTTGGAAAGGCTGCCGAGATAGCCGAAAAAGAAATGGCAACTGAAACGCAACGAGTTAGATCTTTAAGAGATCATCTAGAAACATCCTTACTAAAAATTGATGCTGTTTTTCTCCATGGACATTTGGAAAAAAGAATACACAATACAACAAATCTATGTTTTCCAGGTGTGCAATCGCAGCAATTGCTATTGGCATTGGGAAATATTGCTGTATCCAGTGGGTCGGCATGCTCCTCAATTACCAACAGACCATCTCATGTCCTGAAAGCTATGGGATTGGCAGACACTTATAGTCTCAGCGCTATACGCTTTAGTTTAGGAAGATTTACAACCGCAGATGAAATCGACTATACCATTGAGATGGTCGAAAAAATCGTCAAAAAACTTCGACAATAA
- the glp gene encoding gephyrin-like molybdotransferase Glp, with protein sequence MNNTGIIILAAGNSSRLGTAKQLLPFEGKSLLLHTVEQALASQPAVVIVVVGANQADIVPSLANQPISICYNEEWSSGMASSIRKAVQQLITEHPSVENCILSVCDQPYLNTAIFNQLLATYSTSEKEIVASDYGTAIGVPVLFGQNYFQTLLSLEGENGAKIVLKNNMHDVAIISFEKGVIDIDEPEDMTHLITQMITVSEAQDIIKANCQLEHKGIEKIGNVAGYVVAESIVATLDIPNYVQSSMDGYAIKFEDRYKTLTVVDEMPAGRQTAIQLTSGQAVRVFTGAPLPENADTVVMQEKVIREGDNITIDADDLVAGMHVRQKGSEVKKDSLALEVGTVLTAAAIGFLAGIGCEEVVIFKAPKVAIIVTGDELQEVGKPLTFGQVYESNSWQLQAALQQAGVQEFSLYRCEDDREKLNHVLKEALQTADIVLLVGGVSVGDYDFVVQTTLAQQVQPHFHKVKQKPGKPLFFGTKGKQMIFGLPGNPSSALTCFYLYVLPAIDHILHRPNSLITVSAISTVDYSKNKGLTHFIKAELKAGEVIPLHAQESYRLHSYAQANCLMVLDETSSGCQVGDEVEVILLP encoded by the coding sequence ATGAACAATACTGGAATAATTATTTTGGCAGCAGGTAATTCCTCTCGCTTAGGTACTGCAAAACAATTGTTGCCATTCGAAGGAAAATCTTTACTGCTGCATACGGTTGAACAAGCATTAGCCAGTCAACCTGCTGTAGTCATCGTTGTAGTAGGAGCAAATCAAGCGGATATCGTGCCCTCATTAGCGAATCAACCTATTTCCATATGCTACAATGAGGAGTGGTCTTCAGGCATGGCATCTTCTATCCGAAAAGCGGTACAGCAATTAATAACGGAACACCCATCTGTGGAGAACTGTATTTTATCTGTCTGCGATCAGCCGTATTTAAATACAGCCATTTTCAATCAATTATTGGCTACTTATTCGACTTCAGAGAAAGAAATCGTTGCTTCGGATTATGGAACTGCAATTGGTGTTCCAGTACTATTTGGTCAAAACTATTTTCAGACACTTTTGTCACTTGAAGGAGAGAACGGAGCAAAAATAGTACTGAAAAATAATATGCATGATGTGGCTATCATCTCCTTTGAGAAAGGGGTAATTGATATCGATGAACCAGAAGATATGACGCATTTGATCACGCAAATGATTACTGTATCTGAAGCACAGGATATCATCAAAGCAAACTGTCAACTGGAACATAAAGGGATAGAGAAGATTGGAAACGTTGCAGGATATGTCGTGGCAGAGTCCATTGTAGCTACGCTGGATATTCCCAATTATGTGCAATCTTCCATGGATGGATATGCCATCAAATTCGAAGATCGCTATAAAACGTTGACCGTTGTTGATGAAATGCCCGCAGGTCGACAAACAGCTATACAGTTGACAAGTGGACAAGCTGTGCGCGTGTTTACTGGTGCGCCGTTACCCGAAAATGCAGATACTGTGGTGATGCAGGAAAAAGTCATCCGCGAAGGAGATAACATAACAATTGATGCAGATGATCTTGTAGCAGGGATGCATGTTCGTCAAAAAGGGAGTGAGGTAAAAAAGGACTCTTTGGCTTTGGAAGTGGGTACTGTATTGACAGCGGCGGCTATCGGATTTTTGGCAGGTATCGGTTGCGAAGAGGTTGTGATATTTAAAGCTCCTAAAGTTGCAATTATTGTGACAGGTGATGAGTTGCAGGAAGTGGGAAAACCTCTTACATTCGGACAGGTGTATGAATCAAATTCCTGGCAGCTACAAGCGGCTTTACAGCAAGCTGGAGTTCAGGAGTTTTCTCTATACCGATGTGAGGATGATCGGGAAAAATTAAATCATGTCCTAAAAGAAGCATTGCAGACGGCTGATATCGTGCTGCTGGTTGGGGGTGTAAGTGTTGGCGATTATGATTTTGTTGTGCAAACCACTCTCGCACAACAGGTGCAGCCACACTTCCATAAAGTAAAACAGAAACCTGGAAAACCATTGTTTTTCGGGACAAAAGGTAAACAAATGATTTTTGGTTTACCTGGTAATCCTTCATCAGCGCTGACTTGTTTTTATTTGTATGTCCTTCCTGCAATCGACCATATTCTACATAGACCAAATTCGTTAATAACGGTTTCGGCAATCTCAACAGTTGATTATAGTAAAAATAAAGGGCTGACACATTTTATTAAAGCAGAATTGAAAGCAGGTGAAGTAATACCATTACATGCGCAAGAATCTTATCGATTGCATTCGTATGCACAGGCGAACTGCCTCATGGTACTAGATGAAACTTCATCAGGATGTCAAGTTGGGGATGAAGTTGAGGTTATTTTGTTACCCTAA
- a CDS encoding molybdenum cofactor biosynthesis protein MoaE produces the protein MKNIFVDGAISPDQIAASISKHAQKTDIGAHALFLGQVRADEVDDRRVSAILYTAYEEMALEKMHTIREHVFAKYDLICMHVYHSLGEVQTGQLCLFVFVSSKHRRDAQEACKELVEQIKKELPIWGKELFEDNTHQWKKNN, from the coding sequence GTGAAGAATATATTTGTTGATGGAGCGATATCGCCCGACCAAATTGCTGCAAGCATTTCAAAACATGCACAGAAAACGGATATTGGGGCACATGCACTTTTTTTGGGACAAGTAAGAGCTGATGAGGTAGACGATCGTCGCGTATCGGCTATTCTGTATACTGCTTATGAGGAAATGGCTTTGGAAAAGATGCATACCATACGCGAACATGTGTTTGCGAAGTATGACTTAATCTGCATGCATGTATACCACAGTTTGGGAGAAGTGCAAACCGGACAACTCTGTTTATTTGTGTTTGTTTCTTCCAAACATAGACGTGATGCCCAAGAGGCTTGTAAAGAACTTGTTGAGCAGATTAAGAAAGAGTTACCCATCTGGGGTAAGGAACTCTTTGAAGACAATACACATCAATGGAAAAAAAATAATTAG
- a CDS encoding sulfite exporter TauE/SafE family protein, with translation METEIFYSILFIVAFLYASVGHGGASGYLALMALYGIAPQEMKPTALLLNLFVSLTSFIQYYRGNHFKKDIFIPIALASIPFAFLGGMLTIDDHLYKKILGVLLLLPIIRFFFFKNVEDDRLIPSVRWLSVLIGAIIGLLSGMIGIGGGIILSPILILLLWTNQKQTAAISAAFIFVNSLAGLGGMLTQGISLTSHMVVYIVIAFCGGLLGSYLGSKKFNQEVLKYVLATVLLVAAYKLLFTAA, from the coding sequence ATGGAGACAGAAATTTTTTATAGTATACTTTTTATAGTCGCCTTTTTATATGCATCTGTGGGTCATGGTGGAGCAAGTGGCTATTTGGCTTTGATGGCTTTATATGGTATTGCCCCTCAAGAAATGAAACCAACTGCACTCTTGCTGAATTTATTTGTATCGCTCACTTCATTTATCCAGTATTATCGAGGCAATCATTTTAAAAAGGATATTTTCATTCCCATAGCACTGGCATCGATTCCATTTGCATTTCTAGGAGGTATGCTGACCATCGACGATCATCTGTATAAAAAAATATTAGGAGTTTTGTTGTTGTTACCTATCATTCGCTTTTTCTTTTTTAAGAATGTGGAGGATGATCGTTTGATTCCCTCCGTACGCTGGTTATCGGTGCTAATAGGGGCAATAATTGGACTGTTGTCGGGAATGATTGGGATAGGTGGAGGAATTATCTTGTCGCCGATATTGATCCTGCTATTATGGACCAATCAAAAACAAACGGCAGCCATCAGTGCAGCTTTTATCTTTGTCAATTCTTTGGCTGGATTAGGAGGAATGTTGACGCAAGGTATCTCGTTGACATCCCATATGGTCGTGTATATTGTTATCGCATTTTGTGGAGGTCTGTTAGGATCTTACCTGGGATCAAAAAAGTTCAATCAGGAGGTATTGAAATATGTTCTAGCAACAGTACTATTGGTCGCGGCGTATAAGCTTCTTTTTACCGCAGCTTAA
- the moaCB gene encoding bifunctional molybdenum cofactor biosynthesis protein MoaC/MoaB — protein MVNITYKNYTLRKAIATATVMTSDEATIEAIKQHKVPKGNVYDFARAATFLAIKKTSDLIPDCHPLPIEYAKVDFHIEGLDIVITVEVHTIYKTGVEVEAMHGASVAALVLYDMLKPIDKKVEIGSIRLLHKEGGKSSIETASKHTSLQAAVIVCSDSIHADEKKDRSGLVLKELLEEQGITVVHYEVIPDDIDAIQKQLLSAKEKAIDILLYTGGTGVSDRDVTPEAVLPFLTKPLPGVMEIARQYGQQFVPTAMLSRAVAGLSDQMLVLTLPGSTNAVKENMKALFPQILHVFPVKDNKGHD, from the coding sequence ATGGTCAATATTACTTATAAAAACTATACACTACGTAAGGCTATTGCTACAGCCACAGTGATGACTTCGGATGAGGCAACAATAGAGGCGATAAAACAACATAAAGTTCCAAAAGGCAATGTGTATGATTTTGCTCGGGCAGCGACATTTCTAGCGATTAAAAAGACCAGTGATCTGATTCCCGACTGTCATCCTTTACCTATCGAGTATGCAAAGGTCGATTTTCATATCGAAGGACTTGATATTGTCATCACTGTAGAAGTACATACGATTTACAAGACTGGGGTAGAGGTGGAAGCCATGCATGGTGCTTCAGTGGCGGCATTAGTTTTATATGATATGTTAAAACCTATTGATAAAAAAGTCGAAATAGGATCCATTCGATTGTTGCATAAAGAAGGAGGCAAAAGTAGTATTGAAACAGCAAGTAAACACACATCGCTTCAAGCGGCTGTCATTGTTTGTAGTGATTCTATTCATGCCGATGAGAAAAAAGATCGCTCTGGTTTAGTGTTAAAAGAGCTTTTGGAAGAACAAGGGATAACGGTGGTTCATTATGAAGTGATTCCAGATGATATTGACGCGATTCAAAAGCAATTGCTATCCGCTAAAGAAAAGGCTATTGATATCCTTTTGTATACTGGAGGAACGGGTGTTTCTGATCGGGATGTTACACCAGAGGCTGTTTTACCTTTTTTGACTAAACCGTTGCCAGGTGTTATGGAAATTGCACGGCAGTATGGTCAGCAATTTGTACCAACAGCCATGCTAAGCAGAGCTGTTGCCGGTCTTTCTGACCAAATGTTGGTCTTGACTCTTCCAGGATCTACGAATGCGGTTAAGGAAAATATGAAAGCTTTATTTCCACAGATCCTTCATGTATTTCCAGTGAAAGACAATAAAGGACACGATTAA
- a CDS encoding MoaD/ThiS family protein yields the protein MKIKVLAFGPLLDMMDRELFVEASDTKALLDTLVKRFPAIADRKIAVAVNGKVANETMVLRDQDTVALLPPYSGG from the coding sequence ATGAAGATTAAGGTGCTTGCATTTGGACCACTTTTAGATATGATGGATCGTGAATTATTTGTGGAAGCGAGTGATACGAAGGCTTTGTTAGATACCCTTGTGAAACGGTTTCCTGCAATTGCAGATCGAAAAATTGCAGTAGCGGTTAATGGAAAAGTTGCCAACGAAACAATGGTCTTAAGGGATCAGGATACTGTAGCACTTTTACCCCCTTATTCTGGAGGTTAA